CCTTCTCAAGGAGCCCCTTGCAAGTGATACAGCCAATTATGAGTTTGGTGAGGAAGCCGGGTTCCTCTGAGCAGTCTTCCTTGGTTCTGAGTAGTTGACCCGTAGGAGCCAAAGCCCCCTCTGGAAAGAATTGTGAAAAGCTTAACCTTGGGCACAGGTGACGAAGCTGAAGCACGGGGAAGGGCAGAAACTGCTCTGATTGCCCAgctgctcagagctggagctggagcttgGGCCCCTCATGCCCTGTGCTGCCAAGAGGGAGACTAGGCAGAGGAGCAGGGTCTCTGtctcagacccagggactgaccaGGGAAAGCTGCAGGGGGCTGGAGCTGCTCACTCAGTGGATGGACAGCGGAAGGCAGCCTCTCCTTGCAATGGTGCCAGACAATCGAATCTTGGCCAGACAGCTATTTACTAAATTTGGATCAGAGGACTGTCTTCTGTTAACCCTTCCATGTCTAAGTCTTTGGGGGCGGGGTGTTCTCTGTTCCTGGAGCCCTGTTTCAGCAGCAGTAGGAGGGGAGGAGGGTTCTCCTTGGCTGTATCTGGTCTAAGAGCGGGTGAGGGTGGCAACGGTGACCAAGCTGGCCCACTGGAACACTCTACTCGAGGATCAGTATGCAAGGATCACAGGCCAGAACGAAAGCAGGCAGAGGACAGAAGTGAAATTGGGCATCTGGAAACATGAGAGTAAGGCTGCAGACGACGGGGAAGCCAGACCTTGGACCATTAGGGAGTAAGACCACAGCAAAAGCAGACATCAagccagaataaaagaaaataggacTCCTGCCAGATGGTCAAAGATTTGTGGGTCACAGAGACATCAGACCACAGAGGAGATGAAAATCAGGCTTCAGAACAGAGCCACGACACCTGGGAGTCAGAAAGAAGGGAGTTGTGCCTCCccgtgtcggacacgactgaagtgacttagcagcagcagtgataccAGGTTGCAGGCCACCGAGGCCGCACTCCCAGCCCTCCCCGCAGCCGCTGCGCCCAGCCTCACTTGAGCTGCTGGGTAATGAGCTCCTCGTCGTTGAGGTAGCGCAGCCGCTCCTCCTCCACCAGGGTGCGCTGCCGCTGCAGCGGGTCCTCCTGCCGCCGCGCCGCCTCCGACACGCGCATGCTCAGCTCCGCCTCCGTGCCCTTCAGCAGCGCGCGCAGCGACTCCAGGTTCTGTAGCTGCGGGACGCAGATGGGCCGGTGGACGGGGGTGGGAGAGAATGGAGGCGCGCTGCGGGgagagggctgggaggaggcGGGCAGAGGACAGCCCGACCGCGGGGCGAACTCCACGAACGATACTGCTGCTCGGCTGCGGCCGTGAGCAGCAGCGAAAGGGTGGGGTGGTAGGGGTCACAGGCCGAGGGTTACTTTCTGGGGAAGcatagaggcaggaggagaatggctTGGGGATGGTGGAGGGAGACAGGAGTGCCAAGTTGGGCAGTGCGGAAGGTGCGGCTGCTTGGCTGTGGCAGTTAGCTGCAGCGAAGGGGTCGAGGGAAGAGGACAAGGTTTCTGGGGAAATATAGAGGCCGGAGAATGGGGTAAGGGATATTTGAGGGCAAGAGATGACCCTAACAGGGCCCTGCCCACCTTGGGACTGCAGGGCTGTGGCTTCGATGAAGGACTCAAGCACTGTGGTTTGACAGAGTTTCCTTGGCTGGGACCGGAACATAACTAACACTTGAACCTAGTTCTAAGGCCGAGTTGAGGCAATGGTGGGGGTAGCCGAGATCTTACCCATTGCCCAGATGGCAACTCTCTGCCCCTTCTCCAGCCTGTCTCTACTCATTATTCTCACCTGATGGGCCCTGGGGCACTCTCGAGGAGCGGGCACAGGGATGCCAGGCTCCTGACTGGTAGGACCATCTGCTAAGCAGGTCAGGCTGGGGAAGGCTGTATGGGCTCAGGAAGGTAGCCCTGAGGGGATCTGGGGGAAAGGCTTCCGcccaagggaggggagggggaaaaagAATCGGAGAAGGGAAGGAGCTGGGACTGCTCTGAGGGATACTGACAGGAGGAGGGGGCTCAGTGGGGTACGCTGGGGCTCCAGGAGGGCGGGAAGGAttcagggaaagggaaagagggcACGCTGAGGGGGACACGGGCCAGGGGTAGTGGCTTGGTGAGGGAATAGAGATTCAGCGAGGTGACGGGAGTTCGAGGAAGGTTTCGGAGAGCAGCCCAGTAAACGGCGAGGGACTCGGGATAGGGCAGACTCTAGGGAAGGAGTTTCGGCAAGAAGGTGGGTTCTGGTAGGGCGGGGTTTGAGGGGGCGGGGCCCCGGAGAGGTGGTGGTACCTGGAGCTTCCGCAATTGCTGAAGCTGGCTGCGCAGGTCATTCGTGCTATTTTGTAGGCCACGCAGGTGCAGCTGCATCTGCAAACGGTTGATGGCAGTGGGCTGCCCCGCAGGGGTGCTGCTGGCCGGAGGCGGGGGAGGGCCGGACACTGGAGTGGCCCCGCTGCTCCGGCTGCCCGACCCACAGGCTGCAGACAGGGACCACAAAGATGGGAGAAAGGGAATAAATCGTGAGCTGGGAGAGATCGGGGTAAGTTCTTTCCCACTCGTGGCCCCACACAGTACCCAGGGAGAAGCGTGGCTCTGACTCCCTGCCCCAACCAGTGGTCGTCAGCCTTTCTGAGGAGAGCAAAGCACCAGGCGAGACATCTTGGGCTAAGGTGACTACTCATTTACCCATTGAAGCCTGGTGTTGTAGCCCCTTTACAGACTAGGGAAAGACCAGAGAGGCTAATAGAGGGCAAGCACCTctgggggagggagaaagggTCACTCACGTGCTGAGGGGGTGGCTGCTCCATTGGAGCCTTCGATCTTCTCACTGTGGTACAGGGAAAAGATGGCCATCATGGGGTCCAGGCTGGCCCCAACCGTCAAAGCTGGGTAAGACTTTAACGTAAACTCCTCCAGTCCCCTGGTCTCAGGATGGCGTCCCCAAGAAAGGAAGGGATTCACCCCCAGCACCATGATGAGACATGGGCAGAGCTGAGCCCAGGGCTCTTGCTGCTCACTTTCCCTTCCTCTTGCCCCAACCACAGGCCTTTGGcagtggtgttgggaaaagaaCCTCACCTGGGGGTCTCAGGCTCTGAACCTCGCAGTAGGGCACTCTGCACCAGGCCTGTGAGGCTGGCAATTTGCTTCTCCATGGCCTCCATGCGCTCCCTAGGGAAGACAGTAGCCTTGATCAACCCCATCGCTGGGCATGGGGTCCCTCCTGCCCAGTCCCCCTCTCCTAAGATTGATAATTAGAGGAAAACCATTTCCTCCTCAGCACACAGACAATTCAAAGGGCCTCAACACCTAAGGATCAAGTCTACAGCCCTCCCACACACATAACTTTGGAAATGCCCTTCCCCATTTGACagtcaccctctccctctccagacTCATCTCTTCATCACTAGCTCCCTAATGGGCCCCACCCAGGCCTCTCTGGACCTCTGCACATGTATTCCCCTTGCTAGGCAcgcccttctcccttcctcttctctgaaGTCATCCCAGAGTACCCAACTACCTTAGGAGTACACCCTCCCAAGGGAAGAAcaagtttttcttgtttgtttttttttcactgtgtctTCCCCACTAGACAGGGCAGGAGCTGGGTTTGCCCAATTTGGCATAAACAGTGCCcagtgcagtgcctggcacacaggccaCAAGAAAGCTATGTGAATGTATCATTTCTCCTCACCTCTCAGTGGTGCTGCTTGAGGGCAGAGGGGGGCAGGTCAGTGCCATGGTTACCTCCTCCAGCCTTGCACCCTTAGCAAGAAGCTGGATGATAGGCAAGAGTTCCCCAACTCGGAGGCTACTTAAAGAAATGTGCCTCTCTCATCCCCACTTCTTACAAGCACCCCCTCCCCAGTGGACTTCAGCCGGCCTTGTGCTGGACAGCTCTCATGGTGGCACGTTTTGTGCCTGAGCAGGAAAGGCATTAAATAAAGAGTTGTGCTCTAGCCTCAACTCTAGTtggggaaactaaggctcagggaCCAgatgcaaacccaggtctccaggccCCTTGTCTGGGGCCCTCTCATCGATCCCTTGGGGCTGGCAGATGAAATGCCTGCCCTGCCGCAGCCAAGATACTCCGGTGACCCCTCAAGGATACTCCGGGTCTAGAAGGACTCCCGGGTCTCAGACAGACTCTGccgtctcccctctccccaccgtGCAGCCCCGAGCCTCGCTAGCTCCCTCACCTGGTTTCAGTGTCCTTGGCTGGCGCAGGCGGCCCGAACCCAACGAGCGGGCGCTCCCCAGGCCCGGGGAAGAGCTCAGGAGGGGGCGCTCCGGCCGTCGAGGAGCCCCCGGTGCTGCGGGTCTTGCCTCCGGGGCTCTCGGCGAAGACCGACGAGGAGCCCGAGTCTTTGCGGAAGGACTGGCGCACCGGCGAGCCGCGGCTGGGCGGCCCCGAGTAGGGGCTGTGCGGCGGCGGGGGCCCGCCGGGGGGAGCGGTCACGTCGGCCAGCTTCTGCGGCGACGAGGGCGGCAGGCGGAAGCCGTAGCCGTCGCCGTAGAGCGGGCCGCCGCCCGCTGCCTTGTACAGCGAGTCCTCCAGGTCGGACTGCAGCGCGGCGGCCGAGTAGGTGCTGAGCGAGCGCACCGAGCCGCGCTTGTACAGGCCTCCGGCGCCCGGGTAGGCGAACGGGTCGCCGGCGGCCGCGGCCAGGCTCAGGCGGCCCTCGTGGAGCAGCCCGTAGGGGTCGGCGTAGAGGCCTTCGCCCTTCACCAGCACCATGCCGCCCGCCTTGCCCGCCAGGTCCTCGTCCGGCTTCACATCGCGCCGCTCCAGGATGGCGCTGGGGCTCGGGCTAACTCCCGGGGCTGCGGGGGCGCCTCCCAGCCGCTCAGCCGCGTGGTGCACCGGGCTGCCGGCGTAGGAGGGCGGGCGCCCCCCGGCGTACGAGAGGCGCGAGCGCGACGGCGAGCCCGACGGCAGCCCCGATGGTAGCCCCGGCGGCGGCGAGCCTGAGGCCAGGTGTGGCGCCGGCGACAGGTTGTTGAGGCGCCGCGTGGGCGACGACTCCCGAGACGCATACACCATCTCTCTCTGTGCAGAAGACAATCCCGGAACCCCACGAGCCGGTCACAAAGGGGATCCCTTGCCTCCCGCTTAAGGAGCCGGCAGCTCCTCCCGCCCTCGAGACGCTGAGGAAGTCCCTTCTGTTCTCTGCCTTTCCACCCTCCTACTGCATCTTCGACCCCTTTCCCGTCAGGGCTCCCAAGACGGAGGAAGAAGTGGCAGAGGGCCAGGCAACAGAGAGAGGAGCAATCTCCAGCTCACCCCATGGTGGGGGATGGAAAGCAAAGAAGGAAGGGGCGGTTCCTGAGAGCGGTCTCCTAGGATATTTAGAGGCAGATTTGAGAAATCCTGATCTGACCAGAGGGAAAGCGGCAGATGAGGGGAGGGACACCTCCAGGACTCCACAATTAATGAAGGCCATCCTCTGCTTCAGCCTCcacgttcccttctccaaagctGGCCCTGGTCCCTGGTGACAAGTGGCTAGACTGCTCCTGGACCTATCTGCCCAACCTCCTCCATGCCCTGGGCCACCCCAGCCATACCCGAAGGTCCCCGTTGGTGAGGTGTGAGCCAGGGAAAGCGGCGTAGAGTGGCTCCTTCCTATAGATCTTGATAATACTGCGATCCTGGATGTCCCTGGGGGGAGGAAGGGGTGCAGAGGGTCACCATCCCCCAGCCCTGCGATGAGAGGGGGCACCTCCAGGCAAAGGGGAGAGGGGTGGCAAGAGGGGCCGCAAGCTCCAACCCCTTAACTCCTTGCTCAGTAGATCTCAGGCTGCCTGCCACCAACACACAACCAGCATCTTCTACCCCGTTTACCTCGGCCTCACGAACTGTTTTCAGTTTAGCTCAAGCCAAGGCCAACCAGCAGGGGTGGATGAGTTAAAGGGAAGGCGGTGGGGCCGAGATGACCGAAGAAGGGGCGGGCTGGTAGGGCTCCGGGAAGAGAGGTAAAGGGGGCTGAGGCTAGGTGAGGAGGCGGCTGGGGAATGACCTGTGGCTTCGAGACCCCCCTCGGAGGAGGAGTAACGGGGAGCCCACCCCATTCCCCCCGGGGCCACGCCCACCGGACGTCCTCCAGCTCGTAGAAGACGTTGCGAGCCTCATCTTTGATAAGGATGGCTGTGTTGGGCGACTTCAGCATGCCCATGGTGAGCTTCTGCGGGAACATGTGCGCGATGAGTGCGTGCAGCGTGTCCAGGCTGCTAACCTCGTGCGTGATGTGCACGCGCCGAGTCTCCTCCCCGAACTGCAGGAACAGCACCCCTGCAAAGGAGACGCCACCCTTGGTGTCGGGGCCGCCACCGCCACCACCCCGGCGGCTCGGGGAACCTTCGGGAGTCCCGCTGGTCCCGCAGAGGCAGGGTCTGAGGCCGGACGCCGCCCCGGAGTGCAGGTGCACCCAGGCACTCCTCATGCTGCCGGCCTCTCAAGGCACCCCAGGCAGGTTGGAGTCCGGGCGAGGAAATGGAATTGCGGGCCGAAGCAGTTGGGGCAGAAACTGAGAGTGAGGGGGAGAGATGAGGGAAGCGGGGAATGAAGGAATGGGGGGCTGCtgaagggggtgggagaggggaggcttagagagggagagagggacaggGAAGGGGGTGCGGAGGCAGAGAGAAGTGAGGGAAGAGAGGTGGAGAAGGCGGGTGAGAGAGCAGCTGAGGAGGGAGAGGCCCTGAGGGGAGGAGAttggaggaggaggggtgggcgggaagatggggatgggggaggggagccagAGTCTCCCTAGAAAGGTGGTTGAGGAGAGATGAAGCGGTcaaggggagggagaggatgcCGGGATGAGCAGAACAGAGGGAGGAGCCAGTGGCCAGGAGGGAAGATGGACAGGCAGTACCTGGTGAGCGCAGCTTGGTCTGGCTGGCTGAGCGGGAGAGGGGCAGGCTCTGTCGGAAGCGGTTCATCCTACTGAAGCCTAGGGGGAGCTCGGCCTCTGACATGGTCTCCAGTGACTCGGCCGAGGCGTACGACAGCTTGGCCGCCTGGTCGGCCagcccaggctgggctccctgagtGTGGCGTGAGCTGCGGGTCTGCGGGGATGGGGTGGGGCGAGACAAAGCAGGCATGAGCCCCTTTTGCTCTGCCCATTGCCCCCATCCCGGCCTGGGGAGCCCCAACTagccagagagagacacacacacacacacaggagagtcTCCTGGATTTCAGACTTGTGTGACTGCAGGAGAGTTCCCCAAACTCCTGGGGCCTTGGTCTCCCCAGGATACCCAGCAGGTAAGGACTGGGCAAAGGACTCAGGCACCCTGGGAAGCCAGACAAGAAACCATCTGAGCAGGGAGCCATGGGCACGCCTGCTATTTTAAGcttccaaagaacaacaacaCAAATTTGTCACCGAGGTGAGCAGCAGAATCGTTGAGCAAATTGGGGCATTAGTTCCAGACATTAATTAAGCGGCGGTTTTGTGAGTGATGAATTTATCCTTCATGGAGTTcagagggttggggtgggggtgggaaacaGGGTCCAGGAAGAAAGCAGAGAGCTAGGGGCCCTGGGATCCCAGTTCTGGGAGGCATGGCCCCTCACAGAGCTGGGCACAATGTCCTCGACCTAGGGTGACTGGAAGAACCACCCCAAAACCCCCCAAACCAGTTGGACCCCAGTTTCAGACTACCTGCTTAGTACATGCAGTGCACATGCTCAGCCCACACAAGCACATGGCCTAAGTGTCAGGCCTCAGCCCCTCCCTGCATGGCACATGCTGCCACATGGCCAACGTGCCTGGCTAGCCGCCCAGAAAGGCCTCCTCCAGTTCATCATAGCAGCCCTTGTCCTGAAGCTACAGCCGAGGGTGATATCTGCCTGGGGCTAGGGAAGGGTGTCACCCAATGACCATCCCCTGCCCCAGGGACAGTTCGATACCCTCTCTTTAGGAGAGGGGACACCCTGATTTCAATTGTACTTCAAGAATCTACTTTTGGCTGAAGGGCTGGAGCTCTCATTCAGCCACAGCTCCTTCCAGTCTGCCCCAGCTCCTCCCCTCAAACCTGGTTGCTGTCAGAAACTCATTTATTTAAGGGAGAAAGATAATGAATCAGATCTACATCATTCTGTTAtgcaacattatatatatatgagacgTATCGCATATACATGTTATCAAGAAAAAGACCGTGTTGCCCAgttgtattctttttataaaataatttttaacaaccACAAATCATTCAAAACCATTAACACTGGTTATCTTGGGGCTGAGACACACCTTTCTCTTTACTTTATACATTGCCTGGCTGTGTGAACTTTATACAAtcagaatatataatttttatattttttgttttttataattctagtgtcttttaaaaatatttatttatttggctgtgttgggtctttgcaGCATGGGGTATCTCTCATTACAGCGCTTGGAGCTCTCTAGTTACAgctcttgggctcagtagttgcggcatgcCCGCTTACTTGccctgcagcaggcaggatcttagttccccaaccagggatcagacctgcgtcccctgcaatggaaggtggattctcaaccactgtaccaccagggaagccctcatttttataaaaacaaacaaacagtaaaaGTGTCTCTAAAAAGGAATTATTCTCCTCCTCAGCTCCCCCCTTCCGTAAATCCTGATTAACCCCTAATTCATCTCCATCTTCCTATTAACTCAATTTAATGTTCCAATCGGATTAGCACTCTCAAAAGAGAA
The DNA window shown above is from Bos javanicus breed banteng chromosome 19, ARS-OSU_banteng_1.0, whole genome shotgun sequence and carries:
- the SRCIN1 gene encoding SRC kinase signaling inhibitor 1 isoform X5, with the translated sequence MQPWQCLRRFALAWWERTAEGRARSPREEAGPRDPGGRGEPDPERSSPPMLSADDAEYPREYRTLGGGGGGGSGGRRFSNVGLVHTSERRHTVIAAQSLEALSGLQKADADRKRDAFMDHLKSKYPQHALALRGQQDRMREQQPNYWSFKTRSSRHTQGAQPGLADQAAKLSYASAESLETMSEAELPLGFSRMNRFRQSLPLSRSASQTKLRSPGVLFLQFGEETRRVHITHEVSSLDTLHALIAHMFPQKLTMGMLKSPNTAILIKDEARNVFYELEDVRDIQDRSIIKIYRKEPLYAAFPGSHLTNGDLRREMVYASRESSPTRRLNNLSPAPHLASGSPPPGLPSGLPSGSPSRSRLSYAGGRPPSYAGSPVHHAAERLGGAPAAPGVSPSPSAILERRDVKPDEDLAGKAGGMVLVKGEGLYADPYGLLHEGRLSLAAAAGDPFAYPGAGGLYKRGSVRSLSTYSAAALQSDLEDSLYKAAGGGPLYGDGYGFRLPPSSPQKLADVTAPPGGPPPPHSPYSGPPSRGSPVRQSFRKDSGSSSVFAESPGGKTRSTGGSSTAGAPPPELFPGPGERPLVGFGPPAPAKDTETRERMEAMEKQIASLTGLVQSALLRGSEPETPSEKIEGSNGAATPSAPCGSGSRSSGATPVSGPPPPPASSTPAGQPTAINRLQMQLHLRGLQNSTNDLRSQLQQLRKLQLQNLESLRALLKGTEAELSMRVSEAARRQEDPLQRQRTLVEEERLRYLNDEELITQQLNDLEKSVEKIQRDVSHNHRLVPGPELEEKALVLKQLGETLTELKAHFPGLQSKMRVVLRVEVEAVKFLKEEPQRLDGLLKRCRGVTDTLAQIRRQVDEGVWPPPSNLLSQSPKKMTAETDFNKSLDFEMPPPSPPLNLHELSGPTEGAPPAPKAGNPTKGLDTPGKRSMDKAVSVEAAERDWEEKRAALTQYSAKDINRLLEETQAELLKAIPDLDCASKAHPGPAPTPDHKPPKTPHGQKAAPRTEPSGRRGSDELTVPRYRTEKPSKSPPPPPPRRSFPSSHGLTTTRTGEVVVTSKKDSAFIKKAESEELEVQKPQVKLRRTVSEVARPASTPPIMASAIKDEDDEDRIIAELESGGGSVPPMKVVTPGASRLKTAQGQAGSPDKGKHGKQRAEYMRIQAQQQATKPSKEMSGSNETSSPVSEKPSASRTSIPVLTSFGARNSSISF